The following coding sequences are from one Arcobacter nitrofigilis DSM 7299 window:
- a CDS encoding putative nucleotidyltransferase substrate binding domain-containing protein, which produces MSLRDQESFLSNIHPFEVLNGEEMNLCIRNMDIAYYPKDTTILSPEKNSTHFFIIIKGTVHEITSEDQMVMDFHQEDSFDANSLIYGECKNNFIVKEDLICYELEKKTFLSLIENNTKFKEFFLNNLVSKLQNLKEKKYTSELSSFMIAKVSDTVTHEPCIVQSGTKLIDAIESSIKFNTSTIIVEKDGKYGIITDSLLKMKVLLEGRTLTIPVDDIAIFPLLTVNKDDYLFDAFSILIKKNIKRVGVVDNRGNMLGILEQIDVLSHFANHTYVVDSKIKKASNIKDLKQASIELINTITILNAKGVKVNHISNLIGQLNTKVYKKLYGLIIPKELQNDACLVVMGSEGRNEQIIKTDQDNALIIKDGVDVEQYRPYMEEVTRTLIDFGYPPCEGNIMVSNPFWCKSFQAYTDETKKWIEAPDMQNYMDLAIFFDSFAVAGDKELLIKLKDDLFNKLHDQDVFMAYFAKATLAFDTPNIIANFMTKTHYIDIKKTGIFPIVQGIRSLALRERIRETTTVKRIKILERRKVLESSMANELLEAFDILCTLRLKSQLLKLQENKKINNEIDTHSLGKIERDLLKDSFKIVIDFKKFITYTFRIDKIS; this is translated from the coding sequence ATGAGTTTAAGAGACCAAGAATCTTTCTTATCAAATATACATCCCTTTGAAGTTTTAAATGGAGAAGAAATGAATCTTTGCATTAGAAATATGGATATAGCTTATTATCCAAAAGATACAACTATATTAAGTCCTGAAAAAAACTCAACTCACTTTTTTATTATCATAAAAGGTACAGTTCATGAGATTACCAGTGAAGATCAAATGGTTATGGATTTTCATCAAGAAGATTCATTTGATGCAAATTCTTTAATTTATGGTGAATGTAAAAATAACTTTATAGTAAAAGAAGATTTAATTTGTTATGAATTAGAAAAAAAGACTTTTCTAAGTCTAATTGAAAATAATACAAAATTTAAAGAATTCTTTTTAAATAATTTAGTAAGCAAATTACAAAACTTAAAAGAGAAAAAATATACTTCAGAACTATCATCTTTTATGATTGCAAAAGTATCTGATACAGTCACCCATGAACCTTGTATTGTACAAAGTGGAACAAAACTAATTGATGCCATTGAAAGCTCTATAAAATTTAATACTTCAACTATCATTGTTGAAAAAGATGGAAAATATGGAATCATAACGGATTCATTATTAAAAATGAAAGTTCTATTAGAGGGACGAACATTAACAATTCCAGTAGACGATATTGCGATTTTTCCACTTTTAACAGTAAATAAAGATGACTATTTATTTGATGCTTTTTCAATACTAATAAAGAAAAATATAAAAAGAGTTGGTGTTGTAGATAATCGTGGAAATATGCTAGGAATTTTAGAACAAATTGATGTTTTATCACACTTTGCAAACCACACTTATGTAGTAGATTCAAAAATAAAAAAAGCCTCAAATATAAAAGATTTAAAACAAGCAAGTATTGAGCTAATCAATACAATTACAATTTTAAATGCCAAAGGTGTAAAAGTAAATCATATATCAAATTTGATTGGTCAATTAAATACTAAAGTTTATAAAAAATTATATGGTTTAATCATTCCAAAAGAGCTACAAAATGATGCTTGTCTAGTTGTTATGGGAAGTGAAGGAAGAAATGAACAAATCATAAAAACTGACCAAGATAATGCTTTGATTATAAAAGATGGAGTTGATGTTGAACAGTATAGACCATATATGGAAGAGGTAACAAGAACACTAATAGATTTTGGTTATCCACCTTGTGAAGGTAATATAATGGTTTCAAATCCTTTTTGGTGTAAAAGTTTTCAAGCATATACAGATGAAACAAAAAAATGGATTGAAGCCCCTGATATGCAAAATTATATGGATTTGGCAATATTTTTTGACTCTTTTGCAGTTGCAGGGGATAAAGAGTTACTAATTAAACTAAAAGATGATTTATTTAATAAACTACATGACCAAGATGTTTTTATGGCATATTTTGCAAAAGCAACCCTAGCCTTTGATACACCAAATATTATTGCAAATTTTATGACAAAAACCCACTATATTGATATAAAGAAAACTGGGATTTTCCCTATTGTTCAAGGGATAAGAAGTCTTGCACTAAGAGAAAGAATTAGAGAAACTACAACAGTAAAAAGAATCAAAATTTTAGAGAGAAGAAAAGTTCTAGAATCAAGTATGGCAAATGAGTTATTAGAAGCATTTGATATACTTTGCACATTGAGATTAAAATCACAACTTTTAAAACTTCAAGAAAATAAAAAAATAAATAATGAAATAGATACCCATTCATTGGGAAAAATTGAAAGGGATTTATTAAAAGATAGTTTTAAAATTGTAATTGATTTTAAGAAATTTATTACATATACATTTAGAATAGATAAGATTTCATAA
- a CDS encoding acetate/propionate family kinase, whose translation MLVFILNAGSSSLKYQLMNPIIKKVFASGICERIGIDGVLKHEYSEDKELKLDIAMPTHKEAIEAVLSTLTSGEGKVIDSINDIEAIGHRAVHGGEEFSASILVNDRVIETMKKLIPLAPLHNPANILGMEICQELMPGKPNVAVFDTAFHQTMPDYAYMYALPYDQYTKHGIRKYGFHGTSHFFVSNEARQMLDRKHNTRIIVCHLGNGSSVSAVHDGKCIDTSMGLTPVQGLMMGTRSGDVGAGALQYMMHQENMTIEEALDIMNKKSGILGISGKSSDLREVLEGMQNGDERCRLAVDMVAYNIKKYVGSYVAALDGVDALCFTGGIGENAALIREKVCAGLDAMGLVLDPVKNNKRSKVARDIATNGSASRIFVIPTNEEYVIANDTFKVVTESR comes from the coding sequence ATGTTAGTATTCATCTTAAACGCAGGAAGTTCATCATTAAAATATCAATTAATGAATCCGATTATTAAAAAAGTTTTTGCATCAGGTATTTGTGAAAGAATAGGTATTGATGGGGTATTAAAACATGAGTATAGTGAAGATAAAGAGTTAAAACTTGATATTGCTATGCCAACTCACAAAGAAGCTATTGAAGCAGTTTTATCAACTTTAACTTCGGGGGAAGGTAAAGTTATTGATTCAATCAATGACATTGAAGCAATAGGACATAGAGCTGTACATGGGGGAGAAGAATTCTCAGCTTCAATTTTAGTAAATGATAGAGTAATTGAGACTATGAAAAAACTTATACCTCTTGCTCCATTACACAATCCAGCAAATATTTTAGGTATGGAAATTTGTCAAGAACTTATGCCTGGTAAACCAAATGTTGCAGTATTTGATACAGCATTCCACCAAACAATGCCAGATTATGCTTATATGTATGCTCTTCCTTATGACCAATATACTAAACATGGTATTAGAAAATATGGTTTCCACGGTACTAGTCACTTCTTTGTATCAAATGAAGCTAGACAAATGTTAGATAGAAAACATAATACTAGAATCATCGTATGTCATTTAGGAAATGGCTCTTCTGTTTCTGCTGTACATGATGGTAAGTGTATTGATACTTCTATGGGATTAACTCCTGTTCAAGGTCTTATGATGGGTACTAGATCTGGAGATGTTGGTGCTGGAGCTTTACAATATATGATGCATCAAGAAAACATGACTATAGAAGAAGCACTTGATATTATGAACAAAAAATCAGGTATTTTAGGTATTTCTGGAAAATCATCAGATTTAAGAGAAGTACTTGAGGGTATGCAAAATGGTGATGAAAGATGTAGATTAGCTGTTGATATGGTTGCATACAATATCAAAAAATATGTTGGTTCTTATGTTGCAGCACTTGATGGTGTTGATGCGTTATGTTTCACAGGTGGTATTGGTGAAAATGCAGCACTAATCAGAGAAAAAGTTTGTGCAGGTCTTGATGCTATGGGATTAGTTTTAGACCCTGTTAAAAACAACAAAAGATCAAAAGTTGCTAGAGATATAGCAACAAATGGTTCAGCTTCAAGAATCTTTGTAATTCCTACAAATGAAGAGTATGTAATTGCAAATGATACATTTAAAGTAGTTACAGAATCTAGATAA
- a CDS encoding sodium:solute symporter family protein → MELQSLIYLFVGISFAIYIGIALWAKAGSTKDFYVAGGGVHPVANGMATAADWMSAASFISLAGIISFKGSDGSAYLMGWTGGYVLLAMLLAPYLRKFGKFTVPDFVGDRYYSDTARLVAVIGVIFVSFTYVAGQMRGVGIVFSRFLQVDVNTGVLIGMGIVFFYSVLGGMKGITYTQVAQYVVMIFAYMIPAIFLSLQVTDTFLPQLGIFNTTTFAFDDGVRVIPEGTYLLHALDTAVTDLGFKAYTQPGNLWNTFMLTTALMLGTAGLPHVIVRFFTVPTVKDARVSAGWALVFIAIMYTTISSVAAFSRVNLIKNVQNVEYKAFVNGEIEGNNGKWFKTWEHGGLLAWTDRNGDGKIQYGPDAAFKGKPQFDGTKTGEYGERVTTNAVPATNSGKIENELYVDRDIMVLANPEIANLPNWVIAFIAAGGLAAALSTAAGLLLVIASAISHDLMGQVIFKDSETGKSTLNEKTELMWARISAVVAICIAGYLGIHPPGFVAQVVAFAFGLAAAAFFPTIILGVFDKRMNKEGAIAGILTGLIFTFGYIIYFVFMGGDKANYLFGIAPTGIGTIGTILHLIVALVVSRMTPPPPQDIQDLVERIRIPSGAGDAVDH, encoded by the coding sequence ATGGAATTACAATCATTAATTTATCTATTCGTAGGTATCTCATTCGCGATTTATATTGGTATTGCTCTTTGGGCAAAAGCTGGTTCTACTAAGGATTTCTATGTAGCTGGTGGGGGGGTTCACCCAGTTGCAAATGGTATGGCAACAGCAGCAGATTGGATGTCAGCGGCATCTTTTATCTCACTTGCAGGTATCATATCGTTTAAAGGTTCTGATGGAAGTGCTTACTTAATGGGTTGGACAGGGGGATATGTTCTACTTGCTATGTTACTTGCTCCATATTTAAGAAAATTTGGTAAATTTACTGTTCCTGACTTCGTTGGTGACAGATATTATTCAGACACAGCAAGATTAGTTGCTGTTATTGGTGTTATTTTCGTTTCGTTCACATATGTTGCTGGACAAATGAGAGGGGTTGGTATCGTTTTCTCAAGATTCTTACAAGTTGATGTTAATACTGGGGTGCTTATTGGTATGGGTATTGTATTCTTCTATTCTGTTCTTGGGGGTATGAAAGGTATCACTTATACACAAGTTGCTCAATATGTTGTTATGATTTTTGCATATATGATTCCTGCAATTTTCTTATCACTACAAGTTACTGATACATTTTTACCACAATTAGGTATTTTTAATACTACTACATTTGCATTTGATGATGGTGTTAGAGTTATTCCAGAAGGTACATATTTATTACATGCCTTAGATACTGCCGTTACTGATTTAGGCTTTAAAGCTTATACTCAACCAGGTAACTTATGGAATACATTTATGTTAACAACTGCATTAATGCTTGGTACTGCTGGTTTACCACACGTTATTGTTAGATTCTTTACAGTTCCAACTGTTAAAGATGCTAGAGTATCTGCTGGATGGGCATTAGTATTTATTGCAATTATGTATACAACTATTTCATCAGTTGCTGCATTTTCAAGAGTTAACTTAATCAAAAATGTTCAAAATGTTGAATATAAAGCATTTGTTAATGGTGAAATTGAAGGTAACAATGGTAAATGGTTTAAAACTTGGGAACATGGTGGATTGTTAGCATGGACTGATAGAAATGGTGATGGTAAAATTCAATATGGACCTGACGCTGCATTTAAAGGTAAACCACAATTCGATGGTACTAAAACTGGAGAATATGGGGAAAGAGTAACTACAAATGCTGTACCTGCTACAAACAGTGGGAAAATAGAAAATGAGTTATACGTTGATAGAGATATCATGGTTCTTGCGAATCCTGAAATTGCAAACTTACCTAATTGGGTAATTGCATTCATCGCTGCTGGGGGTCTTGCTGCTGCATTATCAACTGCTGCTGGGTTATTACTTGTAATTGCTTCTGCAATTTCTCATGACTTAATGGGACAAGTTATTTTCAAAGATTCAGAAACTGGTAAATCAACATTAAACGAAAAAACTGAATTAATGTGGGCTAGAATCTCTGCAGTAGTTGCAATTTGTATTGCTGGTTACTTAGGAATTCACCCTCCAGGATTTGTTGCACAAGTTGTTGCATTTGCATTTGGACTTGCTGCTGCTGCATTCTTCCCTACAATTATCCTTGGGGTATTTGATAAGAGAATGAATAAAGAAGGTGCTATTGCTGGTATTTTAACTGGTTTAATTTTCACATTCGGATATATTATTTACTTTGTATTCATGGGCGGGGACAAAGCTAATTATCTATTCGGAATTGCTCCAACTGGTATTGGAACAATAGGAACAATCTTACACCTAATCGTTGCATTAGTTGTATCTAGAATGACTCCTCCACCACCACAAGATATTCAAGATCTTGTTGAAAGAATTAGAATTCCTTCAGGTGCAGGTGATGCTGTAGATCACTAG
- the pta gene encoding phosphate acetyltransferase has product MGLIESIKSKAKEELRTIVLPESEDERVLKATQQVLKDKTANIILIGDEDKIKADAKACDVNIDGASIVNPKSFKDLDKYVDELVQLRKSKGLSEEEAREIMTTEPRFFGCMMVRLGDADGLVAGSNSPTADVLRAAIQVIKTAPGINTVSSTFIMETADGKFGDNGLILFADCAVNPEPNAQQLADIASATAATAKSVVGLEPRVAMLSFSTKGSAKHPLVDKVQFACDILEERNVDFSFDGEMQADAAIIEAVGASKAPGSKVAGKANVLVFPDLQSGNIGYKLVQRFAGAAAHGPIVQGLNKPVNDLSRGCSIEDISNLVAITATQVVK; this is encoded by the coding sequence ATGGGTCTAATTGAGAGTATTAAGTCAAAAGCCAAAGAGGAATTAAGGACTATCGTTCTTCCAGAATCTGAAGATGAAAGAGTTCTAAAAGCAACACAGCAAGTTTTAAAAGATAAAACTGCGAATATAATTTTGATTGGGGATGAGGACAAAATCAAGGCAGATGCAAAAGCATGCGATGTAAATATTGATGGAGCCTCTATTGTAAATCCAAAATCTTTTAAGGATTTAGATAAATATGTAGATGAATTAGTTCAACTTAGAAAATCTAAGGGATTATCAGAAGAAGAAGCTAGAGAAATCATGACAACTGAGCCTAGGTTCTTTGGATGTATGATGGTAAGACTTGGGGATGCTGATGGTTTAGTTGCAGGTTCAAATTCTCCAACAGCAGATGTTCTAAGAGCTGCAATACAAGTTATTAAAACAGCACCAGGAATAAATACTGTTTCTTCTACATTTATTATGGAAACTGCCGATGGTAAATTTGGAGATAATGGACTTATTTTATTTGCAGATTGTGCTGTAAATCCAGAGCCAAATGCTCAACAATTAGCAGATATTGCAAGTGCAACAGCAGCAACTGCAAAAAGTGTTGTTGGATTAGAACCAAGAGTTGCAATGTTATCTTTTTCTACAAAAGGTAGTGCAAAACATCCTTTAGTTGATAAAGTTCAATTTGCTTGTGATATTTTAGAAGAGAGAAATGTTGATTTCTCTTTTGATGGTGAAATGCAAGCAGATGCTGCAATAATTGAAGCGGTGGGGGCTTCAAAAGCACCAGGTTCAAAAGTAGCTGGAAAGGCTAATGTTTTAGTATTCCCTGATTTACAATCTGGAAATATAGGATATAAATTAGTACAAAGATTTGCAGGGGCTGCAGCACATGGACCTATCGTTCAAGGTCTAAATAAACCAGTAAATGACCTTTCAAGAGGTTGTTCTATTGAAGATATTTCAAATTTAGTAGCTATTACAGCAACTCAAGTAGTAAAATAA
- a CDS encoding acetate/propionate family kinase, which produces MLVLVLNAGSSSLKYQLVDTKTGEAIASGLVERIGIDGILKHEVGINKKLTFEIEMPTHKEAIELVLKTLTIYETKVIDSIDEIDAIGHRVVHGGENFKSSVIITEKVIKQIEELIPLAPLHNSANILGMRICQELIPGKPNVAVFDTAFHQTMPPENYLYAVPHEDYTKFKLRKYGFHGTSHSYVSKEAIKLLGNKKDTKIIVCHLGNGSSLCAVRDGKSLCTTMGLTPLEGLIMGTRCGDIDAGVIPYLMGKKNMDPHQIIDYLNKKSGILGLSGISSDLREVIKAANDGDKRAKTTIKMLCNKIKRFICSYAGLMGGVDAICFTAGIGENSDLIRENACSDLDFMGIVLDKEKNKIRSKENREISAEDSNTKIFVIPTNEELVIAQDTYKLIGKG; this is translated from the coding sequence ATGTTAGTACTTGTATTAAATGCGGGGAGTTCTTCTTTAAAATATCAACTAGTAGATACTAAAACAGGGGAAGCAATAGCTAGTGGATTAGTTGAAAGAATTGGGATTGATGGAATACTTAAACATGAAGTTGGTATAAATAAAAAATTAACTTTTGAAATAGAGATGCCAACACATAAAGAAGCGATAGAACTTGTTTTAAAAACATTAACTATTTATGAAACAAAAGTTATTGATTCTATTGATGAAATTGATGCTATTGGTCACAGAGTTGTTCATGGTGGAGAAAACTTTAAATCATCAGTAATAATCACAGAAAAAGTAATAAAACAAATTGAAGAGCTAATACCTTTAGCACCATTACATAATTCCGCAAATATTTTGGGAATGAGAATTTGTCAAGAACTTATTCCTGGAAAGCCAAATGTAGCAGTATTTGATACAGCTTTTCATCAAACAATGCCACCTGAAAACTATTTATATGCTGTTCCACATGAAGATTATACAAAATTCAAATTAAGAAAATATGGTTTCCATGGTACAAGTCACAGTTATGTTTCAAAAGAAGCAATAAAACTTTTAGGAAATAAAAAAGATACTAAAATTATTGTTTGTCATTTAGGAAATGGTTCTTCGCTTTGTGCAGTTAGAGATGGGAAGTCACTATGTACAACTATGGGATTAACTCCATTGGAAGGGCTAATTATGGGTACTAGATGTGGAGATATTGACGCTGGTGTTATTCCATATTTAATGGGCAAAAAAAACATGGATCCCCATCAAATAATTGATTATCTAAATAAAAAATCTGGTATTTTAGGATTATCTGGTATTAGCTCTGATTTAAGAGAAGTAATAAAAGCTGCTAATGATGGAGATAAAAGAGCAAAAACTACTATTAAAATGTTATGTAACAAAATTAAAAGATTTATCTGTTCATATGCAGGATTAATGGGTGGAGTTGATGCTATTTGTTTCACAGCTGGGATTGGTGAGAATTCAGATTTAATAAGAGAAAATGCCTGTTCTGATTTGGACTTTATGGGTATAGTTCTAGATAAAGAGAAGAATAAAATTAGATCAAAAGAAAATAGAGAAATAAGTGCAGAAGATTCTAATACAAAAATATTTGTAATTCCTACAAATGAAGAACTTGTAATAGCACAAGATACTTATAAATTAATTGGTAAAGGGTAA
- a CDS encoding response regulator transcription factor, whose protein sequence is MKILLLEDEMMLNNAISEYLSNIGHRVTSFTDGQDVLDRVDTSYDLLILDVNVPSVNGFDVLDTLNKKNTFIPTIFITALIDIEDITKAYNLGCREYIKKPFHLEELGIKINQILKKDKQTTSHMKLSENYSYSKTDKILYFNNEAQNLTKKQLEIIHILALNINMIVDFERFRVDVWDAEDIDNPTIRAEISRLKKTLKEDFIKNIRGLGYKVERYYSS, encoded by the coding sequence ATGAAAATATTACTTCTTGAAGATGAAATGATGTTAAATAATGCCATAAGTGAATACTTATCAAATATTGGACATAGGGTAACTAGTTTTACTGATGGTCAAGATGTTTTAGATAGGGTCGATACTTCTTATGATTTATTAATATTAGACGTAAATGTTCCTTCAGTAAATGGTTTTGATGTTTTAGATACTTTAAATAAAAAAAACACCTTTATACCTACTATATTTATTACAGCTCTTATAGATATAGAAGATATTACAAAGGCATATAATTTGGGTTGTAGAGAATATATAAAAAAACCTTTTCATTTAGAAGAACTTGGTATTAAAATTAATCAAATACTCAAAAAAGATAAACAGACTACTTCTCATATGAAACTTTCTGAAAATTATTCATATTCTAAAACCGATAAAATTTTATATTTTAATAATGAAGCCCAAAATCTGACTAAAAAACAATTAGAGATAATACATATACTTGCACTTAATATAAATATGATTGTTGACTTTGAAAGATTTAGAGTTGATGTATGGGATGCAGAAGACATTGACAACCCTACTATTAGAGCAGAAATTTCTAGACTAAAAAAAACACTAAAAGAGGACTTTATTAAAAATATTAGAGGACTTGGATATAAAGTAGAAAGATACTACTCTTCATAA
- a CDS encoding DUF4212 domain-containing protein, giving the protein MSPEKAQAYWKENISTIFKLLIVWFVVSYGCGIIFINELNAIEISGVKLGFWFAQQGAIYVFVVLIFVYVKLMSGIDEKYGVHE; this is encoded by the coding sequence ATGAGTCCAGAAAAAGCTCAGGCTTATTGGAAAGAGAATATTTCAACAATCTTTAAACTTCTTATAGTTTGGTTTGTTGTTTCTTACGGATGTGGTATTATATTCATTAATGAATTAAATGCTATAGAAATCAGTGGTGTTAAACTTGGTTTTTGGTTTGCACAACAAGGTGCAATATATGTGTTTGTTGTTCTTATTTTCGTTTATGTTAAATTAATGAGTGGCATTGACGAAAAATATGGCGTTCACGAATAG
- the cowN gene encoding N(2)-fixation sustaining protein CowN — protein MSNFEIRVNESYESFKNIDCFENACVVIDNMLRVLENPKNMNIYWKKIVPMIPKAYYDRDPKSDTKEELLYLVCSNSFYLDELFEKAEDEQAINALSKCEQECC, from the coding sequence ATGTCTAATTTTGAAATAAGAGTAAATGAAAGCTATGAAAGCTTCAAAAATATTGATTGCTTTGAAAATGCTTGTGTGGTTATTGACAATATGTTAAGGGTTCTTGAAAATCCAAAAAATATGAATATCTATTGGAAAAAAATAGTACCGATGATTCCTAAAGCATATTATGATAGGGATCCCAAATCTGATACAAAAGAAGAACTATTATATTTAGTTTGTTCTAATAGTTTTTACTTAGATGAACTTTTTGAAAAAGCAGAAGATGAACAAGCAATAAATGCATTAAGCAAATGTGAGCAAGAGTGTTGTTAA
- a CDS encoding AraC family transcriptional regulator, which produces MAKVSSITFHYVIKALEKNSLITIDEMLEQVDLSKEILLKENVQIESSKLSDIFNYCIKRSGDNTLSLKIGSSITYHSLGILGYLLLNAKNLKDVIEKFDNYQKLISGFMKFNLSKDEEYYKMAIYINENPMIPVPKYHAEVHLSAIMAILNQLIGYKITPDLTFFSAHSLDDIKKYNEIFGKNILLNKNENAILFKKSNLNIEINNSNPLMLEYFETQANRILETMAVSTWYSKVKREVLKNIGEHDISIEFISNRLNVSTRTLQYNLKAENKKFRDALLSVKMQLANHYIKNTKMDFGSIAIFLGYKESSSFFRAYKKYYKQTPRSFEVKG; this is translated from the coding sequence ATGGCAAAGGTTTCTTCTATTACATTTCACTATGTAATAAAAGCATTAGAAAAAAATAGTTTAATTACTATTGATGAAATGTTAGAACAAGTTGATTTATCAAAAGAGATTTTGTTAAAGGAAAATGTTCAAATAGAAAGCTCAAAATTATCTGACATCTTTAACTATTGTATAAAAAGAAGTGGGGATAATACTTTATCCTTGAAAATAGGAAGCTCTATCACTTATCACTCTTTAGGTATCTTAGGCTATTTATTGCTTAATGCTAAAAATTTAAAAGATGTGATAGAAAAATTTGATAATTATCAAAAGCTTATTAGTGGTTTTATGAAGTTTAATTTATCAAAAGATGAAGAGTATTATAAAATGGCTATATACATAAATGAAAATCCAATGATTCCTGTACCTAAATATCATGCAGAAGTTCATTTAAGTGCAATTATGGCAATTTTAAATCAACTTATTGGATATAAAATTACTCCTGACTTAACATTCTTTTCAGCACATAGTTTAGATGATATTAAAAAATATAATGAAATATTTGGTAAAAATATTCTTCTAAACAAAAATGAAAATGCGATTTTATTTAAAAAAAGTAATTTAAATATTGAAATAAATAATTCAAATCCTTTGATGTTAGAATATTTTGAAACACAAGCAAATAGAATACTAGAAACTATGGCAGTAAGTACTTGGTACTCAAAAGTAAAAAGAGAGGTTCTAAAAAATATTGGAGAACATGATATAAGTATTGAATTTATATCAAATAGATTAAATGTTAGTACTAGAACATTACAATATAACCTAAAAGCTGAAAATAAAAAGTTTAGAGATGCTTTATTAAGTGTTAAAATGCAATTGGCAAATCATTATATAAAAAATACAAAAATGGATTTTGGAAGTATTGCCATTTTTTTGGGATATAAAGAGTCAAGCTCTTTTTTTAGGGCTTATAAAAAGTATTATAAACAAACTCCTAGGAGCTTTGAAGTAAAGGGTTAA